In the genome of Anaerolineae bacterium, the window TGGGGCAAAGGCTATGGCCGGGAAGCCATTCAACTGTTGCTTGATTTTGCTTTTGCCGAGCTGAACCTGCACCGGGTTTACCTGCGCGTAGATGCCGGCAACGCCCGGGCCATCCGCTGCTACCGGGCCTGCCACTTTGTTGAAGAGGGCCGCCTGCGCGATGCGGTTTATCATCGCGGTTGCTTTGAAGACCAACTGATCATGAGCGTGCTGCGCTCAGAATATCTCAAGTAGGGGCGTTTCTGATTAAACGCCCTTGTTCTCGTTAGGGGTAAATAAATGTACGGAGAAGTTGCTATCTTTAGCGGCAATGCCAACCCGCAATTGGCGCAAGAGATCAGTCAAGCTCTGGCCGTGCCGCTTTGCCCGGCCGACGTGTTCAAATTTCCCAATCATAATATCTTTTGCCGGCTGCAAGCCAGCGTGCGCGGCAAAGACGTTTTTATTATTCAACCTATCTCCAATTCCTGGGACGCAAATGGCGTATTTGCCTCGGTCAACGACAACCTGATGGAACTGCTCATCATGATTGAAACGGCCAAACGCGACTCTGCCGGGCGGATTACGGCCGTGGTGCCTTACTACGGCTATGGCCGCACCGACAAAAAAGATCAGCCGCGCGTGCCCATTACCGCCCGTCTGGTGGCCGATTTGATCATCACTGCCGGGGCCGATCGTTTTTTGACCATGGACCTCCATGCCGGACAGGTGCAGGGCTTTTTCAACATTCAGGTTGATGAAGTGACCGCCTTTTACCTTTTAAGCGATTACGTGCGAAAAAAGAACATCCCCAATGCTGTGGTTGTAGCCGGCGACATTGGCGCCACCAAACGTTCCCGCAACTTTGCCCAGGCCCTTAATTTGCCCCTGGCCGTGATTGAAAAAAGGCGCATCCAGCAGCAAGACGGTAGCCAAACAGAGGCGCTTAACGTTAT includes:
- a CDS encoding ribose-phosphate pyrophosphokinase, coding for MYGEVAIFSGNANPQLAQEISQALAVPLCPADVFKFPNHNIFCRLQASVRGKDVFIIQPISNSWDANGVFASVNDNLMELLIMIETAKRDSAGRITAVVPYYGYGRTDKKDQPRVPITARLVADLIITAGADRFLTMDLHAGQVQGFFNIQVDEVTAFYLLSDYVRKKNIPNAVVVAGDIGATKRSRNFAQALNLPLAVIEKRRIQQQDGSQTEALNVIGDVKGKNCIIFDDEIDTAGTMIQAMTFLKKENAQDIYVCATHAVFSDPAGQRLSQSPACEIVVTNTIALPPEKIFNKLTILSIAPLMAEVIRRIHLGISVGELFDE